Genomic DNA from Shewanella woodyi ATCC 51908:
TGCCATCCTTACGTTCAATTACCTGCCACTTAGTTTCGGCGGGTTTTCCATGATCAAAGCAAACTAATTGTCTTGGCCTGTCATCGAAGTCACCTCTCATCGGTAGGCTAATGCTCCCTTCGTCTTCTCTAAGCTCACCTGTGAGCAATGCGGTATAGCGCTTCTTCACCGTGCGGGCGATAAATTGCGCCTGCAGGCTTTTATTAGCCTCTTTGGTCAGTGCTATTACCATTAATCCAGAGGTCGACATGTCGAGTCGATGAACAATAAGTGGCCCTGTTGCATCTGGAAACTGAGTCTTCATACGAAGATATACTGAGTCTTGAATGCTTTTTCCTGGCACAGAGAGAAATTCAGCAGGCTTATTGATGATAGCCATCTCTTCATCTTGATAGATGATATCTATGGCTTTACCTACAGCAGGATTGTTGAGTAATGGGTTTTTATCCAACTCCATCCCATCGAGCATATGGCCTAAGATAGGTTTACACTTTCCCTGACAAGCACCATAAAAGTTCTTATGTTGTCTTATCTCTGATTTAGGCGAGCTTCCCCACCAAAATTCGGCCATCGCCAGTGGTTTCATGCCCCATTTAAAGGCGTAATGAAGCAGTTTAGGTGCAGCACATTCACCGGAGCCTGCTGGTGGTGTTTGATGTACGGTATCTTTGAAAATGTTGCCTAAGTCTCTATGCTCACCCTTGATATTTAAAAATCGATAATGTTCAAATAGCTTTTTCTGTAGTTTGGCTGATGAGCTTTTACGCTCCTGCTTAAGCTGGTCTATTTCATCGGTTAATTGGTTGAGTTGCTGTTTTGCAGCATCTACTCGCTCATCCCAATAGAGATTTAGGGCTTTAAGCTGGTTTTTATGGTGAACACTCTCTTTAGCTAGCTTGGCTTGAAGTTTGATAAAGTCGGTTTCATTAAGTTCGAGCTCAGCTTTCGTTCTATGGGCTTTGCGTGTTTTTCGCCCCTCAATAATATGTTGTCTTTGTGCTTCAAGCTGCTGTTTACTTGCATCGATTTCATCAGCTAAGAAGTTACTGTATTCACTAATCTTAGGGTTAGTGTTCAGCTTGCTTAATTGTTCACTGAGTTGATTAATACGTGTTTGCTCTGTGAGGAAAAAACCTCCCTCTGTGAGCATGTCAAATACCGGAGGCACGAAGTTGGGCAGTAGGTTTTGGTCGGCAACTTTACCTGAAAATGCTGATAGATAACCGAGTTCTCCTTGAGCATTGTGGACCACTAATACACCGAACATTTTACCGATCGCTCCCTCTTGAACACCTTGGTGACCAAAATTGTGTTGCCACTGAGTTTGGCTGTCGAGATATGCCTGAAGTTCCTTTGCTGCAAGCAAACATAGTGGGTGAGGCTCATAGTAAAATGGATAGGTAAATCGCTCAGGTAGTGCTAATGCTTGAGCTGAACCGGTAAAGAGGGTGAAGCAGTTTTCAGGGGAGTGCATGATATAGTCTTTAGCCATAACAGCGCTAAGCTATATGGACGGTAGTCATTGGTGCGAAAGTTGCGCGATTTTACCCTTTTGCCCCCTAAAATTCAATTTGAGCGGTGTAGACTTTGAGCCTATGTAAAGAGAGCAAGGTTTGAATCATTCTCATTACTTATATTTTAGATATACATATCCAAAAATTAATCTATGTTACCTATAAGTTAACTGGTTATTTTACTTTAAATACAATATCTTGCGCTGTGATTTTTCATTGTGTTTTTTTCTCGTAAAAAAGCTAGATATATCATTGTTCTAGTTAGGGCATTTGGTGTAGATTACGCATCCTTTTTGCTCAGTCTTTGAGCAACCCAAATTGTTGTTTGATTGGTTAGAGATCTATTTGTTGAGCTCTACCATTTTTTGCATTTTTGAATCCTCTATTCATCATTAAGCCTTTAAGTGGCCAAGACCGTTAGAGCGTTCCCTATTGAAGGTATTATCAATGAACATCTTATTTCTTATGTATCCATGGAGCAGTGTTGAGCCTGAAACTGATTCAACATTAAGAATGATCCATGAGTGTGTCGCTAGGGGGCATACCGTTGCGCTTACTACGCCACATAATTTGACCATGAGATCATCTGAAGCAAGTGCCTTTTGCCAAATTTTCAGTAAAGAGGAGCCTGTATCGAACAACATCGTCTCTTTTTATAAAAAGGCTGTGTTTAAAAAGGCTCGTTTGCCATTAGCAGGCTTTGATACGATTATCATGCGTGCGAACCCACCCTTGGATCCAATTGCACTGAACTTCTTAGATTCGGTTCGTGATGATGTGTTTATCATGAATGATATCGATGGTTTACGTATTGCTAATAATAAGCTGTACACCGCCTCATTTGATGATCCAACAAATAAGTTTATTCCTGTAACTCATGTATCTAAAACTCCTGAGTATTTAGAGGAGGTGTTAAGGGAGTCGACAACCGATAAGATGATCATGAAGCCACTTGATGGTTATGGTGGCCAAGGGGTTATCTTAGTGGAGAAGCATGCGCAAAAGAGCTTCCACTCTCTACTTGAGTTTTATATCAACAGTGGCAAAGGCGGCAACTACGTTATCTTGCAAGAGTATGTTGAAGGCGCTGACGCTGGAGATGTGCGTATTTTAATGTTGAATGGTGAGCCTATCGGTGCGATGAAGCGTATTCCAGCTCAAAATGAGGTGCGCTCAAATATCCATGCTGGTGGCAGCGTGGTTAAACATGTTCTAACCAAAAAAGAGAAGGAGTTGTGTAAACACATAGGTCCTAAATTGGTGAGAGATGGGTTGTTTTTTGTTGGTATTGATGTGATCAACGAAAAGTTGATTGAAGTGAATGTGCAAAGTCCAGGCGGGATAATGCGTATAAATAAACTTAATAACGTTAAGCTGCAAAAAAAGGTTATCGACTTCGTAGAGGGTGTGGTGAATGCCAAAGAGGTCTTGAGTCAACGTAAAACTGAATTTAGAAAGGCGATTGAAGATGCTCACGTTATCTGAGAAGGAGTGTATTGCACTCATTAACAGGGGCGAGTGTTTTCAAGCTGAGGTTGAAGATGGCGCTTTCATTGTAAAAATTGATGATTACTCACCTATGGTCTGTACTGCTATTCATAATGGCCACAGATTGCGAGATGATCTTAAAAAATCCTTTTTACTGAGTAAAGAGGAGCGATTTTATGAGGAAGATCCCTATACGGATGAGTTGATCTCCTCATTTCCGATTGTCTTGATTGGTAATGATTCTCGCTTTGAATATGACTTGAATCGGGCTAAAACTTTGTCGACTTACTATAAAACAGCTTGGAATAAGCAGGTTTGGGAAAAGCCGCTGTCGACTAAACAAAGAGCCTTTAGTCATGCTAAGCATGAGTCATTCTACAATGTACTTGAAGCCATCATTGCTCGATTAGAGATGCTATTTAAAAATAGCATCGTCTTTGACATGCACTCTTATAATCATCAAAGGATCGCGAAAGACACGCCAACGTTTAATATTGGTTCAGGTCAGATTGATGTCGAGCGTTGGGGGAGCATCAGTCACTATTTTGAGCGAGAGCTGAATAAGATAGCCCTGCCAAATCTCGATGTGAGGGCGGCCACAGATGAGGTCTTTCAGGGGCGAGGCTACCTTATCGCTCACATTAACGCTCACTTTGACAACACCTTAGTGTTACCGGTTGAGGTTAAAAAAGTCTTTATGG
This window encodes:
- a CDS encoding RluA family pseudouridine synthase encodes the protein MHSPENCFTLFTGSAQALALPERFTYPFYYEPHPLCLLAAKELQAYLDSQTQWQHNFGHQGVQEGAIGKMFGVLVVHNAQGELGYLSAFSGKVADQNLLPNFVPPVFDMLTEGGFFLTEQTRINQLSEQLSKLNTNPKISEYSNFLADEIDASKQQLEAQRQHIIEGRKTRKAHRTKAELELNETDFIKLQAKLAKESVHHKNQLKALNLYWDERVDAAKQQLNQLTDEIDQLKQERKSSSAKLQKKLFEHYRFLNIKGEHRDLGNIFKDTVHQTPPAGSGECAAPKLLHYAFKWGMKPLAMAEFWWGSSPKSEIRQHKNFYGACQGKCKPILGHMLDGMELDKNPLLNNPAVGKAIDIIYQDEEMAIINKPAEFLSVPGKSIQDSVYLRMKTQFPDATGPLIVHRLDMSTSGLMVIALTKEANKSLQAQFIARTVKKRYTALLTGELREDEGSISLPMRGDFDDRPRQLVCFDHGKPAETKWQVIERKDGKTKVHLYPKTGRTHQLRVHSAHAQGLNMPIVGDDLYGTKADRLHLHAELLELNHPSTKEFMSFCIEAEF
- the gshB gene encoding glutathione synthase, whose translation is MNILFLMYPWSSVEPETDSTLRMIHECVARGHTVALTTPHNLTMRSSEASAFCQIFSKEEPVSNNIVSFYKKAVFKKARLPLAGFDTIIMRANPPLDPIALNFLDSVRDDVFIMNDIDGLRIANNKLYTASFDDPTNKFIPVTHVSKTPEYLEEVLRESTTDKMIMKPLDGYGGQGVILVEKHAQKSFHSLLEFYINSGKGGNYVILQEYVEGADAGDVRILMLNGEPIGAMKRIPAQNEVRSNIHAGGSVVKHVLTKKEKELCKHIGPKLVRDGLFFVGIDVINEKLIEVNVQSPGGIMRINKLNNVKLQKKVIDFVEGVVNAKEVLSQRKTEFRKAIEDAHVI